The proteins below are encoded in one region of Thermococcus sp. 21S7:
- the pyrI gene encoding aspartate carbamoyltransferase regulatory subunit, which yields MAELKVTAIREGTVIDHIPAGKGLKVIEILRLNRPNGGVLLLASNVHSGKLGRKDIVKIEGKFLSEEEVNKIALIAPTATVNIVRDYRVAEKFKVEIPDEITGILRCANPNCVSNHEYTVSKFYVVSREPLKVRCHYCERTMEEEDILGNL from the coding sequence ATGGCCGAGCTTAAGGTTACCGCCATCAGAGAGGGAACCGTCATAGACCACATCCCGGCCGGAAAGGGGCTGAAGGTCATCGAGATACTCCGCCTCAACAGGCCGAACGGAGGCGTTCTCCTTCTCGCCTCGAACGTCCACAGCGGGAAGCTCGGGAGGAAGGACATCGTCAAGATAGAGGGCAAGTTCCTGAGCGAGGAGGAGGTCAACAAGATAGCCCTCATCGCCCCAACCGCTACCGTCAACATAGTGCGGGACTACAGGGTGGCCGAGAAGTTCAAGGTCGAGATTCCGGACGAGATAACCGGAATTCTCCGCTGTGCCAATCCAAACTGCGTCAGCAACCACGAGTACACCGTTTCAAAGTTCTACGTCGTCTCAAGGGAGCCCCTCAAGGTGCGCTGCCACTACTGCGAAAGGACGATGGAAGAAGAGGACATACTGGGCAACCTCTAA
- a CDS encoding thiamine-phosphate synthase family protein, with amino-acid sequence MRTPSVYIAEELMPFLRAKIAERLYREGMKQSQIAGHLGITQAMVSKYLSGRYKVPPEEVARKLEDIASEVSNFILFGGRREDAVLLVARRIFELFQSGFLCPFYAEYAGVSEDSCRSLFAVRPVRGEILEVLNMALNELIRNEKFPELIPEVRSNFAYALPSPRDIEDVAAIPGRITAVKGKAFALPPEFGASEFTARILVMLAEIRPEVRSVLNIRHGPDIESALTAAGFKVGRVKTGGLSEEEAVRAIADVFRRDSYDAVVDVGGLGVEPLVYIFGETPFDVVEKLKRLVGNL; translated from the coding sequence ATGAGGACTCCCAGCGTTTACATAGCCGAGGAGCTGATGCCTTTTCTGAGGGCCAAGATAGCGGAGAGGCTCTACCGTGAGGGCATGAAGCAGTCCCAGATCGCTGGGCACCTCGGCATAACCCAGGCGATGGTCAGCAAGTACCTATCCGGCAGGTACAAGGTTCCCCCGGAGGAGGTGGCCCGGAAGCTGGAGGATATCGCCAGCGAAGTGTCCAACTTCATCCTCTTTGGGGGACGCCGTGAGGACGCCGTTCTTCTCGTGGCGAGAAGGATTTTTGAGCTTTTCCAGAGCGGCTTCCTGTGCCCCTTCTACGCCGAGTACGCTGGTGTGAGCGAGGACTCCTGCAGGTCGCTCTTTGCCGTGCGTCCAGTTAGGGGGGAGATTCTTGAGGTTCTAAACATGGCGCTCAACGAGCTGATCAGAAATGAGAAGTTCCCGGAGCTCATCCCAGAGGTGCGGAGCAACTTTGCCTATGCCCTCCCGTCCCCGCGCGACATCGAGGACGTTGCGGCGATTCCGGGAAGGATAACCGCCGTCAAGGGAAAGGCCTTTGCGCTGCCGCCCGAGTTCGGGGCCAGTGAGTTCACCGCGAGAATCCTCGTTATGCTGGCAGAGATTAGACCGGAGGTACGGAGCGTTCTCAACATCAGGCACGGCCCGGACATAGAATCCGCCCTGACTGCGGCGGGGTTCAAGGTTGGAAGGGTTAAAACCGGTGGGCTGAGCGAAGAGGAGGCCGTGAGGGCTATAGCCGATGTCTTCAGGCGCGACTCTTACGACGCGGTCGTTGACGTGGGCGGTCTTGGGGTCGAACCGCTGGTCTATATATTCGGTGAGACCCCCTTCGACGTCGTTGAGAAGCTCAAGAGGCTGGTGGGGAACCTTTGA
- the pyrB gene encoding aspartate carbamoyltransferase translates to MEWKGRDVISVRDFSKEDIEFVLKVAERLEEELKEKGSLDYAKGKILATLFFEPSTRTRLSFESAMHRLGGSVIGFSSASSTSVKKGESLADTIKTVEQYSDVIVIRHSMEGAARLAAEVAEIPVINAGDGSNQHPTQTLLDLYTIKRAFGRIDGLTIGLLGDLKYGRTVHSLAEALAFYDVELYLISPGLLRMPKHIVEELREKGVRIHETTDLEGTIPELDVLYVTRIQRERFPDEQEYLKVKGSYQVNCAVLKNAKESLRIMHPLPRVDEIHPEVDRTEHALYFRQVFSGVPVRMALLGLTLGVLEGV, encoded by the coding sequence ATGGAGTGGAAAGGACGAGACGTGATAAGCGTTAGGGACTTCTCGAAGGAGGACATCGAATTCGTTTTAAAGGTCGCCGAAAGGCTTGAGGAAGAACTCAAGGAGAAGGGCTCTCTCGACTACGCGAAGGGAAAGATACTCGCGACGCTCTTTTTCGAGCCGTCGACGAGAACCCGCTTAAGCTTCGAGAGCGCCATGCACCGCCTCGGCGGTTCGGTCATCGGGTTCTCATCAGCGTCAAGCACGAGCGTCAAGAAGGGCGAAAGTTTAGCGGACACCATAAAGACGGTCGAGCAGTACAGCGACGTGATAGTCATACGCCATTCGATGGAGGGAGCGGCGAGGCTAGCCGCGGAGGTGGCGGAGATACCGGTCATCAACGCCGGCGACGGCAGCAATCAGCACCCGACGCAAACTCTGCTCGACCTCTACACGATAAAACGTGCCTTCGGAAGGATAGACGGCCTGACCATAGGTCTGCTCGGCGACCTCAAGTACGGGAGAACCGTCCACAGCCTGGCGGAGGCTTTGGCCTTCTACGACGTCGAGCTCTACCTAATTTCGCCGGGTCTCCTGAGGATGCCGAAGCACATCGTTGAAGAGCTCCGCGAGAAGGGGGTTAGAATCCACGAGACAACTGACCTGGAGGGAACGATTCCGGAGCTGGACGTTCTCTACGTCACCAGAATCCAGCGCGAACGCTTCCCGGACGAACAGGAGTACCTCAAGGTCAAGGGCAGCTACCAGGTCAACTGCGCGGTTCTGAAGAACGCGAAGGAAAGCCTCAGGATAATGCACCCGCTCCCGAGGGTCGACGAGATACACCCAGAGGTCGACAGGACGGAGCACGCGCTCTACTTCAGGCAGGTCTTCTCCGGAGTTCCCGTGAGAATGGCCCTCTTAGGGCTCACACTTGGCGTTCTGGAGGGGGTTTGA
- a CDS encoding VanZ family protein — protein sequence MRRRLLLLYVLLLLFLNLTPRVPSSPVANGDKLAHLVEFAALGFLGWRLWPYLLPLPFLMEFLQLFVPGRTFSFADMAANLIGFTLGLIAGWLYEGSHEGTEVSNEGGD from the coding sequence TTGAGGCGAAGGCTTCTTCTCCTCTACGTGCTCCTCCTTCTGTTTCTGAACCTGACCCCGAGGGTTCCGTCGTCGCCCGTGGCCAACGGGGATAAACTGGCGCATTTGGTGGAATTTGCCGCTCTGGGTTTTCTTGGATGGCGCTTGTGGCCCTACCTGCTGCCCCTGCCCTTCCTCATGGAGTTCCTCCAGCTCTTCGTCCCCGGGAGAACCTTTTCCTTCGCCGACATGGCCGCAAACCTAATAGGCTTCACCCTCGGACTCATCGCGGGGTGGTTGTATGAAGGTTCTCACGAGGGAACTGAGGTTTCAAACGAAGGGGGAGATTGA
- a CDS encoding ATP-binding protein produces the protein MKLGDLSYMNPWWEGKEDYHARRWREQRIHWWPKWADELSLEPFSLNFVLGPRQVGKTTGIKLLIQELLKENPPESVLYINVEILPDYRTLSALIREFQELKENEGIKRGYIFLDEASSLEGWWRGVKPLIDAGLLENDVVTVTGSSSLRVKRDIEMFPGRRGKGITLEVMPLSFREYVGVMDLKRPELHREKTLRLFEEYLKTGGFPGSINGLPMDDLLGAYIGELVRFGKSLEIARETMAAVIRSAPSATSFRALAKATSGYSYKVVQDYIEFFRELYVLGIAYLRQGEQVLYKREKKFFFRDPLLARLFSAWSGTQLREEALYEWLVQEHLYRRFGEVYYYRNSYEVDAIVGDLKVEVKAGKAHRKYPKNVNVLEKEDVPFFLLDATPP, from the coding sequence ATGAAGCTTGGGGATTTGAGCTACATGAACCCCTGGTGGGAAGGAAAAGAAGACTACCACGCGAGACGCTGGAGAGAGCAGAGAATCCATTGGTGGCCTAAATGGGCTGATGAGCTCTCACTCGAACCGTTCTCGCTCAACTTCGTCCTCGGCCCGAGGCAGGTGGGAAAGACGACGGGGATAAAACTCCTCATCCAGGAACTCCTGAAAGAAAATCCACCGGAGTCGGTTCTATACATCAACGTTGAGATTCTTCCAGACTACAGAACCCTCTCAGCCTTGATAAGGGAGTTCCAGGAACTAAAGGAGAATGAGGGCATCAAAAGGGGATACATCTTCCTGGATGAAGCCTCATCACTTGAAGGCTGGTGGAGAGGGGTTAAGCCGCTCATCGATGCGGGTCTCTTGGAGAACGACGTGGTCACGGTTACGGGATCAAGTTCTCTGAGGGTGAAGAGAGACATAGAGATGTTCCCGGGAAGAAGGGGAAAAGGGATAACTCTTGAAGTCATGCCACTATCTTTCAGGGAATACGTTGGGGTTATGGATCTGAAAAGACCGGAACTTCACAGGGAAAAGACGCTGAGACTATTTGAAGAGTACCTGAAAACCGGTGGTTTCCCGGGATCAATCAACGGCCTTCCCATGGACGATCTTCTTGGGGCTTACATAGGGGAACTCGTCCGTTTCGGAAAGAGCCTTGAGATAGCCAGAGAAACCATGGCGGCAGTAATCCGAAGCGCCCCTTCGGCAACGAGCTTTAGGGCATTAGCTAAAGCCACCTCGGGCTACTCCTACAAGGTGGTGCAGGACTACATCGAGTTCTTTAGGGAGCTGTATGTGCTCGGGATAGCGTACCTCAGACAGGGAGAGCAGGTGCTCTACAAGCGGGAGAAGAAGTTCTTCTTTAGGGATCCGCTTTTGGCGAGGCTCTTCTCCGCCTGGAGCGGTACCCAATTAAGAGAGGAGGCCCTCTACGAATGGCTCGTCCAAGAGCACCTATACCGGAGGTTCGGTGAAGTTTACTATTATAGAAACTCCTATGAGGTTGATGCGATAGTAGGTGACTTGAAAGTTGAGGTAAAGGCAGGGAAAGCCCACAGGAAGTATCCAAAAAACGTTAATGTGCTCGAAAAGGAAGATGTGCCCTTTTTCCTCCTTGACGCTACTCCCCCATAA
- a CDS encoding secondary thiamine-phosphate synthase enzyme YjbQ, translating to MKVLTRELRFQTKGEIDLVDITREVEGIVEESGIENGQVLVFVPGATGAIVTIEHESGLLEDFKRALEEFVPKGKGYLHDRIDDNAHSHLRATLLGASKCFPVVDGRLVRGTWQQIFFVELDVIPRHRRVIVQVMGE from the coding sequence ATGAAGGTTCTCACGAGGGAACTGAGGTTTCAAACGAAGGGGGAGATTGACCTGGTCGACATAACCCGCGAGGTTGAGGGAATCGTTGAGGAGTCTGGAATAGAAAACGGACAGGTTCTGGTCTTCGTTCCAGGGGCAACGGGTGCGATAGTCACGATAGAGCATGAATCCGGTCTTCTGGAGGACTTCAAGCGAGCACTGGAGGAGTTTGTTCCCAAAGGCAAAGGCTACCTCCACGACAGGATAGACGACAACGCCCACAGCCACCTCCGCGCTACGCTCCTCGGGGCGAGCAAGTGCTTCCCCGTCGTTGACGGCAGGCTCGTTCGCGGAACCTGGCAGCAGATTTTCTTCGTCGAGCTGGACGTGATACCGAGGCACAGGCGCGTTATAGTGCAGGTTATGGGGGAGTAG